The genomic region CTACTTTCTTCTACTTTTTCCATTATTTCTGCTCCAGTTAATGGCCCATTGGTATAAAGTAAGTAAAGTATTATTTGTCTAAGTCCTCTACCTCTATGGAAATGCACGTGATAAGTTCTTAATTCAAACTTAATATTGTTTTGCATTTTACTTTCGGCGAACTTATCGTCATTAAATAATTTTTTATTAATACATGTTATATTCCACCTATCTTTTATTTTATTGCGTAATATTTGATTATAATGTTAACTAATATTGGGGAAATATATGTATATTGTTAAACAATTATATATCAATGATAAGATATTAAACCCTTCTATATATAGAGATTATCCTTAGTCATCGTTCCCTTACCTAAAATTGATAAATTATCTATATAGAGAATCTGGAAAACTATTCATCATTATTACGTGAAATAATAAAGATATTTAGCCAGATCGGTTATAAGTTTAAAATCAGTACACTAGTTATCGTCTATAATTTACATTAATGTTTAGACCAATTAATGTTAATAATTTTTATAAGCTTCTCACTTACTAAACTTTTCTTAGACCACAAATGGCAAAGAAAGGAAAGAAGACACAAGGACAACAACAAGGCGGAGAAAAGAAACAATAAATTATTGGGGGTATATACTCGGTAATATTTTAAGTCAATATCTTTTTTAAACTTATCCTTTTTGATGAGTTGTAGAATACTGGAGATTTCTTAGATCATTTAGCTTATCTAATTAGTATAAATTCTAAATCTATCGATTGATTAAAAGTAAGTTTATGTTATTTCTGAAAGAAACTACAAAGAACCTTCTAGGCAGTAGAGCTAATTTTATATGAAAACGCCGAAGTTAGAATTATGGATATTGCAGTCTTATTAGCTTCACTAGGAATAAGCATTTTAGAATTGTCAGAAGCAGGTGCTGTAGCTGTAATATTTAATGGAATATACAAAAATGGAAAGCCGTATATTTACGGGCTGGCAGGAGTACTTACAGTTTTAATTCCAGTTTTTACCTTAGGAAGATACATAGTATTTCTTCCCTTAGAGTACGTGCTTATAGTAGCTGGAGTAATCCTATTCTATTTTGGATACAAATTGATAAGAAGTGCTAGAAGGTATTTCAAAGGGATAAAAATAGTACACAAAGAAGAAGGCGAAGAAACTTTAACTACAGTTTACGTAGTGGGCTTTACAGAGGCACTTGAAGCAGGTCTTGTAATACTAGCATTAATCCCACAATCTTATATTTCCGCATTGACTGGAACTTTGTTAGCTTCAATCCTAGTTATAGCATTATTATTCGTGTTAAAAGCACAGATAATGAAGATTAGAGTTCCTCAATTAAAGTATGTACTTTCAGCACTGCTATTCAGTCTAGGAACTTTATTCTTTGGAGAAGCTTTCTTTGATATTGACGAACTATATCTAGGATTATTCTTTGTAATATACCTAGGACTAAATTATGTGATAATAAAAATGTGAGAAGAACACACATTAATAAAAACAAATTGAACAAAAGAATAAATAAAAATTAATATCTTTTTATTATTTATCTACTTCTTTCTTCAACTTTCTGTTTTTCCTTTTCTACAGGTTTACCTAGTACAGAGTACGGGAATTGGCTGTATATTATTCCAGCTATCAATAATAGAATTACAGTTATTATTCCCACAGCAGCTACTTGTGATGCTGTTAACGGTGTAGTTGTTGCATTGCCTGTCACTACGATTGCTACAACGAATTCTAAGATTAAGCCTATTATGAATATTACCTTAAAGATTTTGTCCATTTCTTCTAATTCTTTCTCATTTACTGTCATTTTTATCACCTCTTCTTGTAAACATAATGTGCAGTTATTAGCATGGAAGCGAATACTGCAGCAGTGAATTCTAATCCACTTAATGACATTTGTAGGTCACCACTTAATATATGTCCGGATGCACAACCATTGGCCATTCTTGCACCAAATAGCATTAAGTACGCACCGCCGAATGATCCTAAGAATCTCTTTGCAGGGTTAGTTCCAAACCTTTCAGCCCAGCTAGGTGGTATTATATCTCTAAATGCAGTAAATCTCCTAGTTAAGAATACTGCACTGAAGAATGCACCCATTAATGTTCCAATGTCGCTATAAGGCTCCCAGCCAATTCCCTTGAACACTATTTGTGAATACTTGAAAGTTGGCATAAATAAGTGTCCAGCAATCCAAGAGTCAGTAGTAGATTCGCCGAATATTTGGTGTAAGAACATCTCTGCAACCACTGTTAACGCTACAATTCCTGCAACTGAAACCATGAACCACCTAGTTACGTTATCTTCAACAGCGTAATACTCATTTAACTTCTTTGCTAAGCTATTTTCACTATAAGGTAATCCGCCTTCAGTTAAGAATCTTGCAGTCTCCTGATGCATTTGAATTTCTTGTGGTGTTAGTCTTCTTTGTATATTTGCTCTGAAGCAGCTCCTAACTCCTCCTTTATACCTTGGTAAATAGTAAGCTAGTAAGAACATTCCTATTGCGTAGATTATTGAAATTCCGAATAAGTCCAGTGGCGTTAATCCACCCCAAGGTATTAAGTACTCTTTTCCTGAAGGATGAGTAGCTCCTATTATTAGGCTACCAAAGTTTCCTACTGTGGTTAACCATTGTCCTGCTGGGGTTTGATATAAAGCAGTCCAAGTGGCCGCACCTAATATTGCTCCAAATACCGCATATATTGCATCTCTTCTTCCTTCTCCCAAAGCCATCCATATTGAGCCAGGGAAGTATCCTGAAAGTGCTAATCCCGCTCCGAAGAATAAACCTCCTATAAGTACTCCTATTACATAAAACGGCTTAGGACTCCAATGAAAACCAACGCCTGCAGCATATAAACCGAAGAGTACTGGAGTTCCAATAGCAAATCCTAATGCAATACAAGC from Acidianus ambivalens harbors:
- a CDS encoding YeeE/YedE thiosulfate transporter family protein; the protein is MITYTAPMWVGLVIGFIIGAAAEIWGISNPETLIRLAKWEDRLFVACIALGFAIGTPVLFGLYAAGVGFHWSPKPFYVIGVLIGGLFFGAGLALSGYFPGSIWMALGEGRRDAIYAVFGAILGAATWTALYQTPAGQWLTTVGNFGSLIIGATHPSGKEYLIPWGGLTPLDLFGISIIYAIGMFLLAYYLPRYKGGVRSCFRANIQRRLTPQEIQMHQETARFLTEGGLPYSENSLAKKLNEYYAVEDNVTRWFMVSVAGIVALTVVAEMFLHQIFGESTTDSWIAGHLFMPTFKYSQIVFKGIGWEPYSDIGTLMGAFFSAVFLTRRFTAFRDIIPPSWAERFGTNPAKRFLGSFGGAYLMLFGARMANGCASGHILSGDLQMSLSGLEFTAAVFASMLITAHYVYKKR